One window of Buchnera aphidicola genomic DNA carries:
- the secA gene encoding preprotein translocase subunit SecA: MLGKLISKFFLNRNDRILNNLKDLIIKINCLEKNIIQLSDAELKKKTTEFKLRLKNGDTLDVLLPEAFSVVREASKRVLGMRHFDVQILGGIILHQKCIAEMRTGEGKTLTATLPAYLNALLGRGVHIVTMNDYLAKRDADKNRVLFEFLGLTVGANVSGISLEDKQKAYLADITYGTNHEYGFDYLRDNMVFCNKKKVQRTLYFALVDEVDSILIDEARTPLVISGPIEGSNALYKNINSIIPFLVLQRKKSNKSLGKRGDFYIDYKQRQAHLTEKGLKKIERLLVKYNFLPKEESLYLPKNIFFVHHILLALKAHYVYLKNTDYIVQNKKIVIVDEHTGRIMKSRRWSDGLHQAIEAKEKVCIQNDTQTLASITLQNYFRLYDKLSGMTGTAATEAFEFNSIYHLDTIIIPTNKPMIRNDMPDLVYLSTSSKLRAIISDIQSCVNRQQPVLVGTVSIEKSEEISKLLCKLNIKHNVLNAKFHAQEAYIIAQAGKPKGVTIATNMAGRGTDIVLGGAFKYKENTNHASQKNNLLKGLWNEKNQLAVKLGGLHIIGTERHESRRIDNQLRGRSGRQGDPGSSRFYLSLEDTLMRFFVSDKIISLMKTLGMTDNQAIEHPWLSSAIERAQKKVENKNFDIRRQLLEYDNVINEQRSVIYNERNKLINQSSIHDYILEILKDRVRACIKRYISGGPVNLNSFHALERELKNNFYFIQPIREFLEIGATLYQNVDKLADLIVSTIQSNYSKKTSEDFEEYSNMIEKSVMIQILDIFWKEHLNAVDFLRQSIHLRGYAQQDPQQEYKRESFFMFQSMLVSIKDNVIKNLINIFFVDFKKNKDIYMDIVNQQDNDTLHFLIMKLINIT, translated from the coding sequence ATGTTAGGTAAATTAATTAGTAAATTTTTTCTTAATCGTAACGATCGCATTTTAAATAATTTAAAAGATCTTATTATTAAAATTAATTGTTTGGAAAAAAATATTATACAACTATCAGACGCTGAGTTAAAAAAAAAAACTACTGAATTTAAACTTCGTTTAAAAAATGGAGATACGTTAGATGTATTGTTGCCAGAAGCATTTTCTGTTGTTCGAGAAGCAAGCAAAAGAGTTTTGGGAATGCGGCATTTTGATGTACAAATTTTAGGGGGAATTATTTTACATCAGAAGTGTATTGCAGAAATGCGAACAGGAGAAGGAAAAACATTGACCGCAACCTTGCCAGCTTATTTAAATGCGCTGTTAGGTCGGGGCGTTCATATTGTTACTATGAATGATTATCTAGCTAAAAGGGATGCAGATAAAAATCGTGTCTTATTTGAATTTTTAGGCTTAACGGTAGGAGCTAATGTTTCAGGAATATCTTTGGAAGATAAACAAAAAGCTTATCTTGCAGACATTACCTATGGTACGAATCATGAATATGGCTTTGATTATTTGCGAGATAACATGGTTTTTTGTAATAAAAAGAAAGTTCAAAGAACCCTATACTTTGCTTTGGTAGATGAAGTAGATTCTATTTTAATTGATGAAGCGCGTACACCTCTAGTAATTTCTGGCCCTATAGAGGGCAGCAATGCTCTATATAAGAACATTAATTCTATTATTCCCTTTTTAGTACTTCAAAGAAAAAAAAGCAATAAGAGTCTTGGTAAAAGAGGAGATTTTTATATTGATTATAAGCAACGCCAAGCGCATTTAACGGAAAAAGGGTTAAAAAAAATAGAGAGATTATTGGTGAAATATAATTTTTTACCTAAAGAAGAATCATTATATTTACCAAAAAATATTTTTTTTGTTCACCACATACTTTTAGCGCTTAAAGCTCACTATGTTTATTTGAAAAATACCGATTATATCGTACAAAACAAAAAAATTGTTATTGTTGACGAGCATACTGGAAGAATTATGAAAAGCCGGAGATGGTCGGATGGATTGCATCAAGCGATAGAGGCCAAAGAAAAAGTATGTATTCAAAATGATACCCAGACCTTGGCATCAATAACTTTACAAAATTATTTTCGTTTATATGATAAGTTATCGGGAATGACGGGTACGGCTGCAACAGAAGCTTTTGAATTTAATTCTATTTATCACCTAGATACTATAATTATACCAACAAACAAGCCTATGATTCGGAATGATATGCCGGATTTAGTATATTTATCTACATCAAGTAAATTAAGAGCTATTATTTCTGATATACAGAGTTGTGTTAATCGACAACAACCTGTTCTCGTTGGCACTGTATCTATTGAAAAATCTGAGGAAATTTCTAAGTTATTATGTAAATTAAACATTAAACATAATGTTTTAAACGCTAAATTTCATGCTCAAGAAGCGTATATTATTGCCCAAGCAGGGAAACCTAAAGGGGTAACTATAGCAACAAATATGGCTGGCAGAGGTACTGATATTGTTTTGGGGGGAGCTTTTAAGTATAAAGAAAATACTAATCATGCATCTCAAAAAAACAATTTACTAAAAGGATTGTGGAATGAAAAAAATCAATTGGCGGTTAAATTAGGAGGTTTGCACATTATAGGAACTGAACGACATGAGTCTCGTAGAATTGATAACCAGTTACGAGGCAGATCTGGAAGACAAGGTGATCCTGGTTCCTCACGATTTTATTTATCATTAGAAGATACCTTGATGCGGTTTTTTGTTTCAGATAAAATTATTAGCTTAATGAAAACTCTAGGAATGACGGATAATCAAGCAATTGAACACCCTTGGCTAAGCTCGGCTATTGAAAGAGCTCAAAAAAAAGTAGAAAATAAAAATTTTGATATTAGAAGGCAATTACTAGAATATGATAACGTCATTAATGAGCAACGTTCAGTTATATATAATGAGCGTAATAAATTAATTAACCAATCTAGCATTCACGATTATATTTTAGAAATTTTAAAAGACCGCGTGAGAGCTTGTATTAAGCGGTATATAAGCGGCGGTCCAGTAAATTTAAATAGCTTTCATGCTTTAGAGCGCGAATTAAAAAATAATTTTTACTTTATTCAACCAATAAGGGAATTTTTAGAGATTGGCGCTACATTATATCAAAATGTTGATAAATTAGCTGATTTAATCGTTTCAACTATACAATCTAATTATAGTAAAAAAACTTCAGAAGATTTTGAAGAATATTCAAATATGATTGAAAAGTCAGTAATGATACAAATACTAGATATTTTTTGGAAAGAACACCTGAATGCAGTAGATTTTTTAAGACAAAGTATTCATTTAAGAGGATATGCCCAACAAGATCCGCAACAAGAATATAAACGAGAATCTTTTTTTATGTTTCAATCAATGCTTGTGTCAATTAAAGATAATGTAATTAAAAATTTAATTAATATTTTTTTTGTAGATTTTAAGAAAAATAAAGACATATATATGGATATTGTAAATCAACAAGATAATGATACATTACATTTTTTAATTATGAAATTAATTAATATTACGTGA
- the aceE gene encoding pyruvate dehydrogenase (acetyl-transferring), homodimeric type, which yields MFKNIFPDSDPIETSEWIDSMHSVIKRSGKKRAYFLINKILNSNLLQKTNFYTTAGLEYINTIDVKDEPEYPGNIFLEKNICSAVRWNAIMMVLRASKKNLDLGGHIASFQSSAMIYEVCFNHFFRASNKDDGGDLVYFQGHISPGIYARAFLENRLTEEQLDNFRQEVDGLGLSSYPHPKLMPSFWQFPSVSMGLSSISSIYQAKFLKYLHSRKLKDTSKQTVYAFLGDGEMDEPESRGAVTIASREKLDNLIFVVNCNLQRLDGPVTGNGKIIDELSNFFLGSGWHVIRVIWGSQWDCLLEKDRLGYLKKLMSETVDGDYQTFKSKDGAYIRKYFFGKYEETKKLVDNMSDDEIWKLKRGGHDFKKLYSAFHAAKLVKNKPVVILIHTVKGYGLGNIAEGKNIAHQIKSLDIQDIQHLKKHLKIELNTESIQKLSYIKFPLNSPESQYLHDQRKKLSGYLPCRSNKFSEILEIPALSDFDSILTKQDRPISTTIAFVRILNILLKNMSLKNRIVPIVADEARTFGMEGLFRQIGIYNSQGQRYTPSDKDQFFYYKEACQGQILQEGISELGACASWLAAATSYSTNNFPMIPFYIYYSMFGFQRIGDLLWSCGDQQARGFLIGATSGRTTLNGEGLQHADGHSHVLSLTIPNCISYDPTYGYELAVIIQSGLQRMYGQQQENIFYYITTLNENYVMPKMSNSMIKGICKGIYKLDTLYGKKGHVQLMGSGAIFQCIRKAAKILLLEYNIGSDIYSVTSFTEIARNGQDCMRWNMLNPLKTKKKPYIATIMNQCPVVAATDYIKVFAEQIRAYIPSKAFYVLGSDGFGRSDSRQKLRNFFEIDESYVVIAALKLLVEEGTIDVQILSDALKKFNIFSDKLNPRLA from the coding sequence ATGTTTAAAAATATTTTTCCAGATAGCGATCCGATTGAAACTTCTGAATGGATAGATTCTATGCATTCAGTTATAAAGAGAAGTGGAAAAAAAAGAGCTTATTTTTTAATAAATAAGATTTTAAACTCCAATCTTTTACAAAAGACTAATTTTTATACAACAGCCGGATTAGAGTACATTAATACAATTGATGTAAAGGATGAGCCCGAATATCCTGGCAACATATTTTTAGAAAAGAACATTTGCTCTGCAGTACGATGGAACGCCATTATGATGGTTTTGAGAGCTTCTAAAAAAAACCTAGATTTAGGCGGTCACATTGCTTCTTTTCAATCTTCAGCAATGATTTATGAAGTATGTTTTAATCATTTTTTTCGAGCTAGTAATAAAGATGATGGCGGGGATTTAGTTTATTTTCAAGGCCATATTTCTCCGGGTATTTATGCTAGAGCTTTTTTAGAAAATCGATTAACAGAAGAGCAGTTAGATAATTTTAGACAAGAAGTTGATGGTTTAGGATTATCTTCTTATCCTCATCCTAAATTAATGCCGAGTTTTTGGCAGTTTCCTTCTGTTTCTATGGGTTTGAGCTCTATTTCCTCAATTTATCAGGCTAAATTTTTAAAATATTTGCACTCTAGAAAATTAAAAGATACTTCAAAACAAACTGTATATGCTTTTTTAGGTGATGGTGAAATGGACGAACCTGAGTCTAGAGGAGCAGTTACCATAGCTTCTAGAGAAAAATTAGATAATTTGATTTTTGTTGTTAACTGTAATTTGCAGCGCTTAGATGGCCCTGTTACAGGAAACGGAAAGATTATTGATGAATTAAGTAATTTCTTTTTAGGGTCTGGCTGGCATGTTATTAGAGTAATATGGGGTAGCCAATGGGATTGTTTGTTAGAGAAAGATCGTTTGGGTTATTTAAAAAAATTAATGAGTGAAACTGTAGATGGAGATTATCAAACATTTAAATCAAAAGACGGAGCATATATTCGAAAATATTTTTTTGGAAAATATGAAGAAACGAAAAAATTAGTAGATAATATGTCTGATGATGAAATTTGGAAATTAAAGAGAGGTGGCCATGATTTTAAAAAATTGTATTCTGCTTTTCATGCAGCAAAATTAGTAAAAAATAAACCAGTAGTTATATTGATTCACACAGTGAAAGGGTATGGATTAGGTAATATTGCTGAGGGAAAAAATATAGCTCATCAAATAAAAAGTTTAGATATTCAAGATATTCAACATTTAAAAAAACATTTAAAAATAGAATTAAATACTGAATCTATACAAAAATTATCGTATATAAAATTTCCGTTGAATTCTCCGGAATCACAATATTTACATGATCAAAGAAAAAAATTAAGCGGTTATCTTCCTTGTCGATCCAATAAATTTTCTGAAATATTAGAAATTCCTGCGTTAAGTGATTTTGATTCTATCTTGACAAAACAAGACAGACCTATTTCCACTACTATTGCGTTTGTCCGCATTTTAAATATTTTATTAAAAAATATGAGTTTGAAAAATAGAATTGTTCCTATTGTTGCCGATGAAGCTCGTACATTTGGGATGGAAGGTTTATTTCGTCAAATCGGAATATATAATTCTCAAGGACAAAGATACACGCCTTCTGATAAAGATCAGTTTTTTTATTATAAAGAAGCTTGTCAAGGTCAAATTTTACAGGAAGGAATTAGTGAGTTAGGAGCATGTGCATCATGGTTAGCTGCCGCAACATCTTACAGTACTAATAATTTTCCAATGATACCGTTTTATATTTATTATTCTATGTTTGGTTTTCAGAGAATCGGTGATCTTTTGTGGTCATGTGGTGATCAACAGGCTAGAGGTTTTTTAATTGGCGCTACATCTGGTAGAACTACATTAAATGGAGAAGGCTTGCAGCATGCAGATGGACATAGTCATGTTTTGTCATTAACGATACCCAATTGCATATCTTATGATCCTACATATGGTTATGAGTTAGCTGTAATTATACAATCTGGTTTACAGCGCATGTATGGCCAGCAACAAGAGAATATTTTTTATTATATTACTACATTAAATGAAAATTATGTTATGCCTAAAATGTCTAATAGTATGATAAAGGGTATTTGTAAAGGGATATATAAGCTAGATACTTTATATGGTAAAAAGGGTCATGTACAATTGATGGGATCAGGCGCTATTTTTCAGTGCATAAGAAAAGCAGCTAAAATCTTGCTACTAGAGTACAATATAGGCTCTGATATCTATAGCGTTACTTCCTTTACCGAAATCGCTCGTAATGGTCAAGATTGTATGAGATGGAATATGCTTAATCCCTTAAAAACAAAGAAAAAACCTTATATTGCTACCATTATGAATCAATGCCCCGTTGTAGCTGCGACAGATTACATAAAAGTTTTCGCAGAACAAATTCGAGCATATATTCCGTCTAAGGCGTTTTATGTTTTAGGATCCGATGGGTTTGGTAGATCAGATAGTCGTCAGAAGTTACGTAATTTTTTTGAAATAGATGAATCATACGTTGTTATTGCTGCATTGAAATTATTAGTAGAAGAAGGCACTATTGATGTACAAATACTATCAGATGCTTTAAAAAAATTTAATATTTTTTCAGATAAGCTGAATCCACGTTTAGCATAA
- a CDS encoding 2-oxo acid dehydrogenase subunit E2 — MDVEVCIPDIGIDRVEVIEIFVQEGEMIKKEDSLISVEGHKSVLEIPSPTSGKIKKVCIKVGDIVHVNKLIALIDQSNQSDCIIKERKSDNLGSCSLDISDQSESNEICRVNRGFTTKKPIHAAPNIRRMARMLNIDLSQIEGSGNRGRITREDLKKYSKMNSNTNFQKKTMNLFQKNHLKDISKQTKYKSLSTIQQVSGNNLLNNWKNIPHVTQFDDADITNLEKFRKSYNLAKSKDKKYQMVSLLAFIVKAVMCALIEYPRFNSMLDVSKKRIVLNQDINIGIAVDTEKGLLVPVLKDLRYKNVRQISKDIANMALKAKNNQLSVSEMTGGSFTISSLGGIGGTGFTPIINAPEACILGISKASIKPVWSTKEFLPRLILPFSLSYDHRIIDGADGVRFTTLLSQLLSDIRVLLV, encoded by the coding sequence GTGGACGTAGAAGTATGTATTCCAGATATTGGAATTGATCGAGTTGAAGTAATAGAAATTTTTGTTCAAGAAGGAGAGATGATCAAAAAAGAAGACAGTCTGATTTCTGTTGAAGGGCATAAGTCTGTTCTTGAAATTCCATCTCCAACTTCAGGGAAAATAAAAAAAGTTTGTATTAAGGTAGGAGATATAGTTCATGTTAATAAATTAATTGCTTTAATAGATCAGTCTAATCAAAGCGATTGTATTATAAAAGAAAGGAAATCCGACAACTTAGGCTCATGTTCTTTAGATATTTCTGATCAATCGGAGTCTAATGAGATATGTCGTGTAAATCGAGGTTTTACAACAAAAAAACCTATTCACGCTGCTCCCAATATTCGTCGTATGGCTAGAATGCTTAATATTGATTTATCACAAATAGAAGGAAGCGGGAACAGGGGAAGAATTACACGAGAAGATTTAAAAAAATATAGTAAAATGAATTCTAATACAAATTTTCAAAAAAAAACTATGAATTTATTTCAAAAAAATCATTTAAAGGATATTAGTAAACAAACAAAATATAAATCTTTATCAACTATTCAGCAGGTCTCCGGTAATAACTTATTGAATAATTGGAAAAATATTCCACATGTTACTCAATTTGATGATGCGGACATCACTAATTTAGAAAAATTTAGAAAGTCATATAATTTAGCTAAATCTAAGGACAAAAAGTATCAAATGGTTTCATTATTAGCATTTATAGTAAAAGCGGTTATGTGTGCGCTAATAGAATATCCTAGATTTAATAGTATGTTAGACGTCAGTAAAAAAAGAATTGTTTTGAATCAAGATATTAACATTGGTATAGCGGTAGATACTGAGAAAGGTCTATTGGTTCCTGTTTTAAAAGATTTGAGATATAAAAATGTGCGACAAATATCTAAAGATATTGCTAACATGGCCTTAAAAGCTAAAAATAATCAATTAAGTGTTTCAGAAATGACTGGCGGTAGCTTTACTATCTCTAGCTTGGGCGGTATAGGGGGGACTGGTTTTACGCCTATTATTAATGCTCCAGAAGCGTGTATCTTAGGAATTTCGAAGGCGTCTATTAAACCTGTTTGGAGCACAAAAGAGTTTTTACCTCGATTAATCTTGCCTTTTTCTTTATCTTATGACCACCGTATTATTGATGGAGCTGATGGGGTGCGTTTTACAACTTTGTTAAGTCAACTTTTATCCGATATAAGAGTGTTGTTAGTATAA
- the lpdA gene encoding dihydrolipoyl dehydrogenase has product MKKNINVNVVVIGGGPAGYSSAFRCSDLGLSVVVVEKYGVLGGTCLNVGCIPSKSLLYLATLIKEIKEFSKYGINIGSIKSLNFSNVMNWKNNIISNLSRGLLDMAKHRKIKILRGIGKFISAHSLEVQHDDLIHNISFDYAIIATGSRPIQLPKLPYEDNRIWDSTQALNSIAIPKKLLIIGAGIIGLEMATIYNALGSEVDIIDSSKRFFPLIDEDSSNLFLRYTKEYFNIYLNTTLVTLTADTRGISVTTNVNNDSVSNNLYDNVLLSVGRSPNTQNLNLNAAGVQSDSSGFIKTNQQMCTNISNIFAIGDVVGQPMLAHKGMYEAHIAAEVISGKKHFFEPKVIPCVAYCDPEIAWTGIMEDTAKLQGINYRSVIMPWKFSGKAISSNCSDTGMTKLIIDSDCNKIIGGVIIGRHAGELLSQISLSIEMGCDIEDIALTIHPHPTLAESIHISAQLYSCTATDMINKI; this is encoded by the coding sequence ATGAAAAAGAATATTAATGTTAACGTAGTGGTGATTGGCGGCGGGCCGGCGGGCTATTCTTCTGCTTTTAGATGTTCTGATTTGGGTTTATCTGTTGTAGTTGTAGAAAAATACGGAGTATTAGGTGGTACATGCTTAAATGTCGGGTGTATCCCGTCAAAATCTTTATTATATTTAGCTACTTTGATAAAAGAAATCAAAGAATTTTCTAAATATGGAATTAATATCGGTAGTATTAAATCATTAAATTTTTCTAATGTGATGAATTGGAAGAATAATATCATCTCTAATTTAAGCCGAGGTCTCTTAGATATGGCTAAACATAGAAAAATAAAAATCTTACGCGGCATAGGAAAGTTTATTAGCGCGCATTCATTAGAGGTTCAACATGATGATTTAATACATAATATTAGCTTTGATTATGCTATTATTGCTACTGGCTCTCGTCCAATACAATTGCCTAAACTACCTTACGAAGATAATCGTATTTGGGATTCTACGCAAGCTTTAAATAGTATCGCAATCCCTAAAAAACTTTTGATTATTGGAGCAGGTATTATTGGCTTAGAAATGGCAACTATATACAATGCTTTAGGGTCTGAAGTAGATATTATAGATAGCTCTAAAAGATTTTTTCCTTTAATTGATGAAGATTCTAGTAATTTATTTTTAAGATATACTAAAGAATATTTTAATATTTATTTGAATACTACGTTAGTAACATTAACTGCAGATACGCGCGGAATATCTGTAACGACAAATGTTAATAATGACTCTGTATCTAATAATTTGTATGATAACGTATTGCTTTCTGTAGGTAGATCCCCTAATACCCAAAACTTAAATTTAAACGCTGCTGGTGTTCAATCGGATTCCTCAGGTTTTATTAAAACAAATCAGCAAATGTGTACTAATATATCAAATATTTTTGCTATTGGTGATGTAGTGGGTCAGCCTATGCTTGCGCATAAAGGGATGTATGAAGCGCATATAGCCGCAGAAGTCATTTCGGGAAAGAAACATTTTTTTGAGCCTAAAGTAATCCCTTGTGTTGCATATTGTGATCCTGAAATTGCCTGGACCGGTATTATGGAAGATACAGCCAAATTACAGGGTATTAATTATCGGTCGGTAATTATGCCCTGGAAGTTTTCTGGGAAAGCAATTAGTTCTAATTGTTCCGATACAGGCATGACTAAATTAATTATTGACAGTGATTGCAATAAAATTATCGGCGGAGTGATAATAGGCAGACATGCAGGAGAGTTGTTGTCACAAATTAGCTTATCTATTGAAATGGGGTGTGATATAGAGGATATAGCCTTAACTATTCATCCTCATCCCACTTTAGCGGAATCTATTCATATATCAGCTCAACTGTATAGTTGCACTGCTACGGATATGATAAATAAGATATAA
- the erpA gene encoding iron-sulfur cluster insertion protein ErpA, translating into MSIYSLNITEKAVKRVKKLIEIKKNLQLKLRIYITGGGCSGFQYCFKLEENIKKNDIHISISNIEIIIDPISFQYLTGGQIDYIENLEGSKFTVINPNAKSTCGCGLSFSI; encoded by the coding sequence ATGTCTATCTATTCATTAAATATCACAGAAAAAGCAGTGAAGAGAGTTAAAAAGTTAATAGAAATAAAAAAAAATCTACAATTAAAATTGCGAATATATATAACGGGGGGTGGATGTAGCGGTTTTCAATATTGCTTTAAATTAGAAGAAAATATTAAAAAAAATGACATACATATTTCAATATCTAACATTGAAATAATTATAGATCCAATTAGTTTTCAATATTTAACCGGAGGACAAATAGATTATATAGAAAACTTGGAAGGATCTAAATTTACAGTTATTAATCCCAATGCTAAAAGTACCTGCGGATGCGGATTATCATTTAGTATATAA
- the ftsZ gene encoding cell division protein FtsZ, giving the protein MFEPSELSNDAVIKVIGVGGGGSNAVEHMVREKIEGVEFFAINTDAQALRKIAVGQTIQIGNNITKGLGAGANPDVGKNSAEEDRETLKLALEGADMVFIAAGMGGGTGTGAAPVVAEVAKELGILTVAVVTKPFNFEGKKRMNFAEQGLNELSKYVDSLITIPNDKLLKVLTRGISLLDAFGAANDVLKGAVQGIAELITRPGLMNVDFADVRTVMSEMGYAMMGTGSASGENRAEEASEIAISSPLLEDIDLSGARGVLVNITAGFDLRLDEFETVGNTIRAFSSDNATVVIGTSLDPQMDHSLRVTVVATGIGVEKRSENSFIRNTPSKELPVNQRYQSLRRNGILNHQNIKKNNYNDINPMKKYEKNFLDIPAFLRKKND; this is encoded by the coding sequence ATGTTCGAACCATCTGAATTAAGTAACGATGCAGTAATTAAAGTAATTGGTGTAGGAGGGGGAGGCAGTAATGCAGTTGAACATATGGTTCGCGAAAAAATAGAAGGTGTTGAATTTTTTGCTATTAATACAGACGCACAAGCCTTAAGAAAAATAGCAGTTGGACAAACAATACAAATTGGAAATAACATTACCAAAGGTTTAGGAGCAGGAGCGAATCCAGATGTAGGAAAAAATTCTGCCGAAGAAGACAGAGAAACATTAAAGCTGGCATTAGAAGGAGCGGATATGGTATTTATAGCCGCAGGGATGGGCGGTGGAACCGGGACAGGAGCTGCCCCAGTAGTAGCCGAAGTAGCTAAAGAGCTAGGAATCTTAACTGTAGCCGTTGTGACCAAACCCTTTAATTTCGAAGGTAAAAAAAGAATGAATTTTGCTGAACAGGGCTTAAACGAATTATCTAAATATGTAGATTCTCTCATTACGATTCCTAATGACAAATTACTAAAAGTGCTGACGCGAGGAATATCTCTTTTAGATGCTTTTGGGGCAGCTAATGATGTATTAAAAGGTGCTGTACAAGGTATAGCTGAACTAATCACGCGTCCAGGTTTAATGAATGTTGATTTTGCAGATGTGCGAACTGTAATGTCAGAAATGGGCTATGCCATGATGGGAACCGGATCTGCGTCAGGAGAAAATAGAGCAGAAGAAGCTTCTGAAATTGCTATATCTAGCCCTTTACTAGAAGATATTGACCTTTCTGGAGCCAGAGGAGTATTAGTAAACATTACTGCAGGATTTGACTTACGATTAGACGAATTTGAAACTGTAGGTAATACTATTCGAGCGTTCTCATCTGATAATGCCACTGTAGTGATAGGAACTTCTCTGGACCCTCAAATGGATCACTCATTAAGAGTAACTGTGGTAGCTACAGGAATTGGAGTAGAAAAACGATCCGAAAATTCTTTTATTCGAAACACACCTTCAAAAGAACTTCCGGTAAATCAGAGGTACCAATCATTACGCAGAAACGGGATTCTTAATCACCAAAATATTAAAAAAAATAACTACAATGATATCAACCCAATGAAAAAATATGAAAAAAATTTTTTAGATATTCCGGCTTTTTTGAGAAAAAAAAACGATTAA
- the ftsA gene encoding cell division protein FtsA — protein MNLPIKKNIIAGLEIGTTKIIVLIGEILDNETINIIGFGKSSSQGLEKGKINNLELLIKCINKSIHDAEVMANCQIYSVFLSASYQEIYCHNEIGITPIKHKEVTKQDIKTVIDTAASVKIDNDHSILHIIPQDFIIDRQFGIKNPIGLSGKRIQANVHIITCNKNINDNIIKAVKKCGVFIKKTIFSGLASSLALLTEEEKNSGVCLIDMGGETMNITMYSRGSLYHNIVIPYAGNTVTRDIAYAFSLSYSDAEFIKKKYGYAETNISISCQKLKIYNKKGKKIIHCDYDSLVEVINLRYTELLNLAKDEIMRTYSLNNFKNHEAQEPSTIVLTGGSSQVKYLSQCAKKIFHANIILKKPCNILTIPEYLSKPEYSTSIGLLCYGKNSYKRSLEKKKKYGPLEHLFKTIKRWLRTI, from the coding sequence ATGAACCTTCCAATAAAAAAAAACATAATTGCAGGATTAGAAATAGGCACAACAAAGATAATTGTTTTAATAGGAGAAATTCTAGACAACGAAACTATTAACATAATTGGTTTTGGAAAATCGTCATCTCAAGGACTAGAGAAAGGAAAGATTAATAATTTAGAGTTATTAATAAAATGTATTAATAAATCTATTCATGATGCTGAGGTCATGGCTAATTGCCAAATCTATTCTGTATTTTTGTCAGCGTCATACCAAGAAATTTATTGCCATAATGAAATTGGGATTACCCCCATTAAGCATAAAGAAGTAACCAAACAGGATATAAAAACCGTCATTGATACCGCGGCATCTGTGAAGATCGATAACGATCATAGCATCCTACATATTATACCCCAAGACTTTATTATTGACAGACAATTTGGAATTAAAAACCCGATCGGGTTATCTGGAAAAAGAATACAAGCTAATGTGCATATTATTACATGTAATAAAAACATTAACGATAACATTATTAAGGCAGTGAAAAAATGCGGAGTTTTTATAAAAAAAACTATATTTTCCGGATTAGCGTCTAGTTTAGCTCTTTTAACAGAAGAAGAAAAAAATTCAGGAGTTTGCTTGATTGACATGGGGGGAGAAACAATGAACATTACTATGTATTCCCGAGGTTCGTTGTATCATAATATCGTGATCCCTTATGCCGGAAATACAGTAACTCGAGATATTGCTTATGCATTCTCTTTATCTTATTCTGACGCAGAATTTATAAAAAAAAAATACGGATATGCGGAAACAAATATTTCAATTTCATGCCAGAAATTAAAAATTTATAATAAAAAAGGAAAAAAAATCATTCACTGTGATTATGATTCTTTAGTCGAAGTAATTAATTTAAGATATACTGAATTGTTAAATTTAGCTAAAGACGAGATTATGAGAACATATTCCCTAAATAATTTTAAAAATCATGAAGCACAGGAACCATCTACTATAGTTTTAACCGGAGGTTCTTCTCAAGTAAAATATTTATCACAATGCGCCAAAAAAATATTTCATGCTAATATAATACTTAAAAAACCATGTAATATACTCACAATACCCGAATATCTCTCTAAGCCCGAGTATTCTACCAGTATTGGTCTATTATGCTATGGAAAAAATTCTTATAAACGCTCTTTAGAAAAGAAAAAAAAATACGGGCCTCTCGAGCATTTATTTAAAACAATAAAACGCTGGTTAAGAACCATATAA